The Primulina eburnea isolate SZY01 chromosome 6, ASM2296580v1, whole genome shotgun sequence genome contains a region encoding:
- the LOC140833949 gene encoding transcription factor TCP4-like codes for MRESSKRCNLPVPSSVSRLVDVRSAGGGEIVEVEGGHVIRSTGRKDRHSKVCTARGPRGRRVRLAAHTAIQFYDVQDRLGYDRPSKAVDWLIKKAKAAIDDLAELPAWKPTSGIFAAKTSFEEEEAQKQLQEGQQEQHSIHQADSIITDFSGPSPKGSILMLESDDIVNHNVQNASFVPPSLDTSMYFFPMGASAETSSSSVQFPNFPAPEYLSRISTHSQDLRLSLRSVHDPILIHHPQSRQHQNPTHHPHQVHSQAQVFLAGTPLGFDAWQEHHLQAAELTQSLSLRALNPGGDSVSGRGGAAAAAGYMFNTPPGSQQLLGQLQFLSQRGTLQSRNTSSDCAWMDPSVIPIADADNNMQPQLQHPAVRPVYPSSMSSIGFTSGVGGFPEFRIPARIQGNQEKKVGYSNNPSSASPDSLHQV; via the coding sequence ATGAGAGAGAGCAGTAAACGTTGCAACCTCCCGGTACCATCATCTGTATCAAGATTAGTGGACGTGAGAAGTGCTGGCGGAGGAGAGATAGTGGAGGTAGAAGGCGGCCACGTTATTAGGTCCACCGGGAGAAAAGACCGCCACAGTAAAGTGTGTACTGCCAGAGGTCCAAGGGGTCGCCGTGTGCGCCTTGCTGCACACACGGCCATTCAGTTCTACGACGTGCAAGATCGACTTGGCTATGACCGTCCCAGTAAGGCGGTAGATTGGCTCATCAAGAAGGCAAAGGCCGCCATTGATGATCTTGCGGAGCTTCCAGCGTGGAAACCTACCTCTGGAATTTTTGCTGCGAAGACGAGTTTTGAGGAGGAAGAGGCCCAGAAACAGCTTCAAGAAGGGCAACAGGAACAGCATAGCATTCACCAGGCTGATTCGATCATTACTGATTTTTCAGGGCCTTCGCCTAAAGGTTCAATTTTAATGCTGGAAAGTGACGATATTGTGAATCATAATGTTCAAAATGCAAGCTTTGTGCCTCCATCTTTGGATACTAGCATGTATTTCTTCCCAATGGGTGCTTCAGCAGAGACAAGCTCCTCATCTGTGCAGTTTCCGAACTTCCCAGCTCCTGAATATCTCTCAAGAATTAGTACACACAGCCAAGATTTGAGACTCTCCTTGCGGTCAGTCCATGACCCAATTCTTATTCACCACCCCCAGAGCCGGCAGCATCAGAATCCCACTCACCATCCTCATCAAGTTCATTCCCAGGCCCAAGTTTTCCTTGCCGGCACTCCACTGGGCTTTGATGCCTGGCAAGAGCACCATCTGCAGGCAGCTGAACTTACCCAGTCGCTGAGTCTAAGAGCTTTGAATCCGGGTGGAGACTCTGTCAGTGGGAGAGGTGGAGCAGCCGCAGCTGCAGGATACATGTTCAATACACCACCAGGGTCGCAGCAGCTATTAGGCCAACTCCAGTTTCTTTCACAAAGGGGAACCCTTCAGTCCAGAAACACTTCTTCGGATTGTGCTTGGATGGATCCATCCGTAATACCAATTGCAGATGCTGATAATAACATGCAGCCGCAACTTCAGCATCCAGCAGTTAGGCCTGTGTATCCATCATCGATGTCCAGCATTGGATTCACCTCTGGAGTAGGTGGATTCCCAGAGTTCCGCATTCCTGCACGAATTCAAGGTAATCAAGAGAAGAAAGTTGGCTACTCTAACAATCCATCCTCTGCTTCCCCTGATTCTCTCCATCAAGTTTAA
- the LOC140833950 gene encoding uncharacterized protein has product MASGTTGDFNYDYLKPSTVLWTEKSKVYTRRIRKKVPKTSIDIDAADTRTGTSTALSTSTENTSTTAASTEACSPIITTSASTDELIHSAVALTPKPTNDIPATSPRYVGDIILQESVEASVTKGIDSSRERLQVQSPIEETYSQTLADRDVDSFQSQQLSGQAKNYEQRPSVSENECSNQNVVGQGSCCQSLGQQNQRRSSPLLNDAEAQSPKETASFHSEKNDKLQTSENERHNLRESSPLSCVNDLPNYGQIKLLNDENSMSVLPPAPSSNRPSNANELVQALVITRIDDRVLFRLSKSTQKDDIKELRSKLEHELDQIRRLVNQLEVKVQELASSNTQVSNNNFNDIDSGVEGGEFGGCYRPQPVNVPNDAVERRALVRINSEMSVMGFRETASMKLARLSSDVGIARTLEPKSYSQQLSIAVMENTHDAGEIIDKEKRTPKANQYYRNSEFLLGKERLPPESIKKLKTNHGRKHGGRSEQAPGFSFGFDKNRDKVFKSCSSILQRLMKHKHGWVFNESVDAKALGLHDYHVIIKHPMDLGTIKKRLSQNWYKSPREFAEDVRLVFRNAMTYNPKGQDVHVMAEELSGMFEEKWAVMETKYNPYLKYHVYQDTGLPTPTSRKFPQPYLAPASVHSFTPAATMTIDSKIERSHVGRMAVPKKPKAKDLNKRDMTYEEKQRLSTNLQSLASDKLDAIVQIIKKNNTALSQHDDEIEVDIDSVDPETLWELDRFVSNYKKGLSNNKRKAEVALQARTISNQSVLLMTTTPTVQEVQVESGTVIDKQETHAVEGGKQGNDVSRSSSSGSSSSDSGASSGDSDSGQSSANESDAG; this is encoded by the exons ATGGCTTCTGGCACCACTGGGGATTTCAATTATGATTATTTGAAACCGAGTACGGTTTTATGGACTGAAAAGAGCAAAGTTTACACACGAAGGATCCGCAAGAAAGTCCCAAAAACTAGCATCGACATAGATGCAGCAGACACCAGAACTGGAACCTCCACAGCCTTGTCTACCAGCACCGAGAATACCTCGACCACCGCTGCATCCACTGAGGCTTGCTCTCCCATTATAACCACATCTGCCTCCACCGACGAACTTATCCATTCTGCGGTTGCCTTGACTCCGAAGCCCACTAATGACATTCCAGCCACATCCCCCAGGTATGTTGGTGACATTATTCTGCAAGAAAGTGTGGAAGCATCAGTGACCAAGGGTATTGATTCCTCTCGGGAAAGGCTTCAAGTGCAGTCCCCGATTGAAGAGACTTATTCACAAACATTGGCAGACAGAGATGTGGATTCCTTCCAGTCTCAGCAGCTGTCAGGACAAGCAAAGAATTATGAGCAGAGGCCATCAGTGTCTGAGAATGAGTGTTCGAATCAGAATGTGGTGGGGCAAGGCAGTTGCTGTCAAAGTTTGGGGCAGCAGAATCAGAGAAGATCGTCTCCATTGCTGAATGATGCTGAAGCCCAGAGCCCAAAGGAAACTGCCTCGTTTCATAGTGAGAAGAATGATAAACTGCAGACAAGTGAGAATGAGCGACATAATTTGAGGGAATCATCTCCATTATCATGTGTAAACGATCTGCCTAATTACGGTCAGATTAAGCTGCTAAATGATGAAAATTCAATGTCAGTGCTACCACCAGCTCCCTCTAGCAATCGGCCTTCAAACGCAAATGAACTGGTGCAGGCGCTGGTGATAACTAGGATAGATGATAGGGTTTTGTTTAGGTTATCAAAATCAACACAGAAAGATGATATCAAGGAGCTTAGGAGCAAGTTAGAGCATGAGCTTGATCAGATTAGAAGGTTAGTTAATCAGCTTGAAGTCAAAGTGCAGGAACTTGCTTCATCTAATACCCAGGTTAGCAATAATAATTTCAATGATATAGACTCTGGTGTTGAGGGTGGTGAATTTGGTGGATGTTATCGTCCTCAACCAGTGAATGTGCCGAATGATGCAGTGGAGAGGAGGGCTTTGGTGAGAATTAATTCAGAGATGAGTGTGATGGGGTTCCGAGAAACTGCATCTATGAAGTTAGCTAGACTTAGTTCCGATGTGGGTATTGCACGAACTCTAGAACCAAAGTCATATAGCCAGCAGCTCAGTATTGCTGTAATGGAGAACACCCATGATGCTGGTGAAATTATTGACAAGGAGAAGAGAACACCAAAGGCGAATCAGTATTACAGAAATTCAGAGTTCCTGCTAGGGAAGGAAAGACTGCCTCCTGAAAGTATCAAGAAATTGAAAACGAATCATGGGAGGAAGCATGGTGGTCGATCAGAGCAGGCACCTGGTTTCTCTTTTGGGTTTGATAAGAACAGGGATAAAGTGTTTAAGAGCTGTAGCAGTATACTTCAGAGGTTGATGAAGCATAAGCACGGTTGGGTATTTAACGAGTCAGTGGATGCCAAGGCCCTAGGGCTGCATGATTATCATGTTATCATTAAGCATCCAATGGACTTGGGTACAATTAAAAAAAGATTATCCCAAAACTGGTACAAGTCTCCTAGAGAGTTTGCAGAGGATGTGAGACTTGTGTTTCGCAATGCTATGACTTATAACCCAAAGGGTCAGGATGTTCACGTTATGGCGGAAGAATTGTCTGGTATGTTTGAGGAGAAGTGGGCTGTTATGGAGACAAAGTATAATCCCTATTTGAAATATCATGTGTACCAGGACACAGGGTTGCCTACTCCCACTTCGAGAAAGTTTCCTCAGCCTTATTTAGCACCAGCCTCTGTTCATTCCTTCACACCTGCTGCCACTATGACTATTGATTCAAAAATTGAACGTTCGCATGTTGGCAGGATGGCCGTTCCTAAGAAACCTAAAGCTAAGGATCTGAATAAAAGGGACATGACTTACGAGGAGAAGCAAAGACTTAGCACTAACCTTCAGAGCTTGGCTTCTGATAAGCTTGATGCCATTGTTCAAATCATTAAGAAGAATAATACTGCACTTTCTCAGCATGATGATGAGATTGAGGTGGATATTGATAGTGTCGATCCAGAAACACTGTGGGAGCTTGATCGATTTGTGAGTAATTACAAAAAGGGCTTGAGCAATAATAAAAGAAAAGCTGAAGTTGCTCTTCAAGCTAGAACAATATCTAATCAGTCTGTTTTACTGATG ACCACCACCCCAACTGTACAGGAGGTCCAGGTTGAAAGTGGAACAG TCATTGATAAGCAGGAGACACATGCTGTTGAAGGTGGAAAGCAGGGGAATGATGTAAGTAGGTCTAGTAGTTCAGGCAGTTCCAGCAGCGATTCTGGAGCATCTTCTGGTG ATTCTGACAGCGGCCAATCCTCAGCGAATGAATCGGATGCAGGATAA